A genomic region of Runella rosea contains the following coding sequences:
- a CDS encoding Ada metal-binding domain-containing protein — MRKYTELGRNVFGRLRMLSALIGTGEICLGGNCHLKIYGQLTCASGKRLKPQNRVFFKNEEEALQHGYRPCGHCMPKEYQDWKKERDLQF; from the coding sequence ATGAGAAAATACACAGAGTTGGGCCGTAATGTTTTTGGACGATTGAGAATGCTTTCAGCGTTGATTGGTACGGGTGAAATCTGTCTTGGTGGCAATTGTCACTTAAAAATTTACGGACAGCTTACCTGCGCGTCGGGCAAAAGACTCAAACCTCAAAACCGCGTTTTTTTTAAGAACGAAGAAGAGGCATTGCAGCATGGTTACCGACCCTGTGGACACTGTATGCCGAAAGAATATCAGGATTGGAAAAAAGAACGAGACTTGCAGTTTTGA
- a CDS encoding 2OG-Fe(II) oxygenase, whose product MQPIVPLSSLNWSEAIESLSQKGFAFFSDVVSPEVCHALIEMYETPEAYRSVIDMKRYNFGLGEYKYFSYPLPAVIDQLRNGLYPYLAPVANDWMRKLGIPVHYPETLSRFLELCHQKGQLRPTPLILKYKNGDFNTLHQDLYGEVYFPFQAVLFLTDSEKDYKGGEFVMTEQRPRMQSKAIVLRPTQGQMLVFTTNFRPVLGTKGYYRTAMRHGVSEVLAGQRYNVGIIFHDAK is encoded by the coding sequence ATGCAACCAATAGTTCCTCTTTCCAGCCTCAACTGGAGCGAAGCCATTGAATCACTGAGTCAAAAGGGCTTCGCTTTTTTTTCTGACGTGGTGTCTCCCGAAGTATGTCACGCGTTAATTGAAATGTACGAGACCCCCGAAGCGTATCGCAGCGTAATTGATATGAAACGGTATAATTTCGGCCTTGGGGAATATAAGTATTTTTCATACCCGCTACCCGCCGTTATCGACCAACTTCGCAATGGATTATATCCGTATTTGGCTCCCGTTGCCAACGATTGGATGCGTAAATTGGGCATTCCTGTACATTATCCCGAAACGCTCAGTAGGTTTTTAGAATTATGTCACCAAAAGGGGCAACTTCGGCCCACTCCGCTGATTCTTAAATACAAGAATGGAGACTTTAATACCTTGCATCAGGATTTATACGGAGAAGTGTATTTCCCTTTTCAAGCGGTGTTATTTCTAACTGACTCCGAAAAAGACTACAAAGGCGGCGAATTTGTTATGACCGAACAGCGCCCCCGAATGCAGTCCAAGGCAATTGTACTTCGTCCGACTCAGGGTCAAATGCTGGTTTTTACGACTAATTTTAGACCCGTTTTAGGTACAAAAGGGTACTATCGAACGGCCATGCGGCACGGTGTCAGTGAAGTATTGGCGGGACAACGCTACAATGTTGGAATCATTTTTCATGACGCAAAATGA